From the genome of Hyperolius riggenbachi isolate aHypRig1 chromosome 9, aHypRig1.pri, whole genome shotgun sequence, one region includes:
- the LOC137531571 gene encoding farnesyl pyrophosphate synthase-like isoform X2, with protein MDQSETRHGQLCWYKKDGIGLSAVNDSFLLEACAYQILRKYCRGQPYYLNLLELSLEISYHIELGQALDFIAAEPGKVDLDKFTSTRYKAIVKYKTGFYSFYVPIAAAMYMAGIDTEEKHQNTKNIILEMGEFYQAENDYLDCFGDTDVTGKIGSNIQENKCTWLVIEALKRVTPEQRRLLQENYGQNDMEKVLRVKQLYGVLDLPTIFRQYEEESYQRLKTLISQHASGLPKQIFLGLARKVYKRQK; from the exons ATGGACCAATCTGAGACCCGGCATGGCCAGCTTTGCTGGTACAAAAAG GATGGCATTGGGCTGAGTGCTGTCAATGACTCCTTTCTGCTTGAAGCCTGTGCATACCAAATCCTGAGGAAGTACTGCCGTGGGCAGCCATATTACCTGAACCTGTTGGAGCTCTCCCTGGAG ATCTCATACCATATAGAGTTGGGTCAGGCTCTGGACTTCATCGCTGCTGAGCCAGGAAAGGTGGATTTGGACAAATTCACCTCAACAAG GTATAAGGCTATCGTCAAATACAAGACTGGCTTCTATTCCTTCTATGTGCCTATTGCTGCAGCCATGTATATG GCTGGAATagatactgaagaaaaacatcaaaacACCAAGAATATTATTCTGGAAATGGGCGAGTTCTACCAGGCTgag AATGATTATCTGGATTGCTTTGGGGACACTGATGTGACGGGCAAGATTGGGAGTAACATTCAGGAGAACAAGTGTACCTGGCTGGTGATAGAGGCACTGAAGAGAGTCACACCTGAGCAGAGGAGGCTTCTGCAG GAGAACTATGGGCAGAACGACATGGAGAAGGTGCTGCGGGTGAAGCAATTGTACGGAGTGCTGGATCTTCCAACCATCTTCAGACAATATGAGGAAGAGAGCTACCAGAGGCTGAAgacactcatctcccagcatgccagtGGGCTGCCCAAACAGATTTTTTTGGGTCTTGCTCGCAAGGTTTACAAGAGGCAGAAATGA